ATTCAACCTGACCCATTCATCCACAATATCCTTCCATTTCCTGATGAAGAACACACAAATGAGCAGAAATTCACCAAGCATCGGTCAtgaattcattcatatataaattgttatgaaCCTGACAAGATGTTTCACCAATCTACGAACATCATTAGATGAATGCTTCCTTAACCGATTCACATGCCTTCCAATATCAGTTTCCtatacaaaaacaagaacaagaacaagaacaggtaagaaacagagaagaagaaagcaacaGAACccacaaattcaaaagaattaCAGCAACAGAAACCTTAAGAGCTTGGAATGTGATATCCATGTCTGCCAAGCTTTGAAGCAGatcaaccaaagcatcttCAGGCTTAAACAACACAAACAATCACCAAATTGGTAAGTTCAGAAAAGAATCCCCAAAGGCCAAACAAtcagagaggaagaagacctGGTGAGGAATTTCGAGCTGCTCCTTAAtgtctaaaaccttcttctgtTCATCATCAAACGAACCGCCATATGGGTCTACTCTATCGTCGTCCCCTTCAACTCCGACGAACTGCGGCGTCGAAGGGGAACCTTCCTTCGCCTCGGCGGAGCTCTGTTTGATTTCACAGCCATTAGAGCGACCATCGAGGTGACGATCCGTATCGCAGTTACGACATCGCGACGGATGCGAGGTCAACGTATAGAGCCTCTCGACGATTCCATCTCTTCGATTTTTCAATTGATTGCCGTAATCCATTGAAGCGACCTCCATAGCTGTATCGATGAAGGTCCAAACATCGACGCCGGCTGTATCAAGTATGGTCCGGAAATCATCTAAATCCAATCGAACCATTTTGTAAAGAGTCCGATTAGAATAATGAGCGATTGAGAAAGTTAATCCGCCCAATAAGAAGCAGCGAAAACGATTACAGTTTTAACATTCACTTCGAGActcggagaagaagaagaaaacgcTAGAAATTACAGAGAAAACCCAGTGAAGGAAAAGCAAAATCGTCATAATCCATTAGGAAAATTTTCGaaacaaaacccaaataaCGCAGAACAGATCTGATTCGATCCTCAACAAAAGCTTCAACCGACCGTTTCAGGAATCCGAAAGGCACtgaaacaataaattaaaaagaaccCACGAGGAATATTCCTTAAGAAAACGAGAAACAAACGAATTCCGCCCTCAAAATTACAGGTCGAGAAATTTCCCTTTGGGACTTTCTGGGTTAGttgatcaaaatttaaattgttacAGAGCTCCaccatgaaaatgaaaaccaaGTTTCTGAAACGACGGCCGGAATTTGATCggagaaagggaaaaagaaattgagagaaTATGAATATTGTTCGTTCCTATTTCCAGATAGGATTTTCTTCCCCTCGGAGCTCTGAACTATGAATGAATTCTTATTCCGTTCGCAGTCATTGGCGCGTGGTGCAAccaataaatatgaaaaaaaaacactccttattcattcattATGGCCCAAATCCACGCCCATTTATCAATTAGGGTTCATAAACtcaattataaacttattcattgacttaaaaattcaaataattaaaaaatttatagactCGATTACGTTCATGGGCTTCCCTGAAATTATATCGAATTGAATCGAACCCAAATGGTCAACTTTTNtttttttttttttttttttttttttttttttttttgcacgaaTCTACTCGTGTCCTATCACGCGAatttatgaaaacaaaaaaggtaaGATTAATCCTACAATACATCGAAGCAATTAAGGTTGTCTTGGCCCGGTGAATACCATCAAATTTAAGGTTGTCCCCTcatctatatatataggttGTGACGTCGACGTCATTGTCCTCTTGTTAGTGTCTTAGTACCTTATATGGATTGTTTGAGCTCtttaaaattgagttttttttggCCTATGTGCATTTTTCACCGACACGTTGACATTCCATTAGTATTTTTTCAAGATAGTTAGGTTTAAGATGAATTTATTAAaccatttaatataatttactaatttctttcacaaatttcaatttgagtATTAATGTCTCGGTATGAAGTAAGGTAAAATTTCGTGCAATTTAgtaaacataataaaattttcatccaacaaataattagatttttttttataaatgtctACAATCCAAGTATAATCGGATCtaattagacaaaaaaaaaaattagagataaacaagatatattttaaaattaaaatatgtgaGCGTACATGAGTTAgtttggaaaatattttaaaccaaTCTACAATTGTTACTGAGCCAACCAATCCCAATAGAGTTAACTACTCAAGCAACTCCAATAGAGTTTATGATCCAACTCAACTCTCTATTAAAGATTAGGTTGTTGggttgttcttctttttaaaaaattattaaaaaaaaattattatcttatattaataactaaaatctcatactactcaaatatcaaacattcataacTTACAAATATATAACTAATATCGATTTAAAAggtcaaatattattaagaatcttaaaagtagagtAATATTGGGTTAGGTTGTAACTCTGTTTTCAGGTTGgtcaaccaaaaaaatgtcaacccacgAACTAACTTGAATTGTTCGATTTTGCAGaaattcaacctaacccaaacaaaaataataatcaaatccaacccaatttttatggtttgtgTTGAATTGTCCAATTGAATCGGATTCTCATATCATATGAAcacctctaaattttaaaatatatatgtatatattaatcgtatgatttttgtttccattaaaaatacataacattatttaagaatttatttttaaaaacattaaaaatagaaactaagaaaaataaaattctcaatCTTAGTTGCATAAATAACATGCGGGCCGAGCCCAAACCTCACAATCTGGGGTTCGAAAAGCCCATTCTGCTTGTACACGTGTTACATCATTATTGGCTATATAAGTAAATCATAAAATGAGCACAAAAAAAGatggcccatgcaggtttcgaacctgcgaccttcgcgttattagcacgacgctctaaccaactgagctaataggccacaTGTGAACGTCCactaaactttaatttatatattgttatttaaatttaaattacaggTCAAATTATAAACTTGGTCTTTGTGGTTCgaaaaagttataatttagTG
This sequence is a window from Cucurbita pepo subsp. pepo cultivar mu-cu-16 chromosome LG19, ASM280686v2, whole genome shotgun sequence. Protein-coding genes within it:
- the LOC111782255 gene encoding probable mediator of RNA polymerase II transcription subunit 26c produces the protein MVRLDLDDFRTILDTAGVDVWTFIDTAMEVASMDYGNQLKNRRDGIVERLYTLTSHPSRCRNCDTDRHLDGRSNGCEIKQSSAEAKEGSPSTPQFVGVEGDDDRVDPYGGSFDDEQKKVLDIKEQLEIPHQPEDALVDLLQSLADMDITFQALKETDIGRHVNRLRKHSSNDVRRLVKHLVRKWKDIVDEWVRLNQPGEQPASLIADGDSPQQKVPQNGYHQVPDFAYSPNPHNGSSGSDRNNSEPEPKGKPMPRRDALPKPAQPASTSSLTPQNKHKEQQKEANFDSQKLASARKRLQENYKEAENAKRQRTIQVMDIHDLPKPKNTFFSKNKSGGGGGGGSQGRHW